The Paenibacillus sp. YPG26 genome includes a window with the following:
- the flgM gene encoding flagellar biosynthesis anti-sigma factor FlgM has product MKINETGRIGSINSYQRQLDNQRQLTDNKTKRKDEVSISTAAQELLQAQATEKASDPQRAQRIQELKAQVAAGTYKVDADKLAEKLAPYFKS; this is encoded by the coding sequence ATGAAAATTAACGAGACCGGACGAATTGGGTCGATAAATTCGTATCAACGCCAACTAGATAATCAGCGGCAGCTGACTGACAACAAGACTAAGCGCAAAGATGAAGTATCTATTTCAACCGCAGCACAGGAGCTTTTGCAAGCTCAGGCAACTGAGAAGGCTTCCGATCCGCAGCGGGCGCAGCGCATTCAGGAATTGAAGGCACAGGTGGCAGCTGGAACTTATAAAGTAGATGCCGATAAGCTTGCTGAGAAGCTGGCACCCTATTTCAAATCTTAG
- a CDS encoding response regulator transcription factor, protein MDNHNYTSKRPIKVLLADDHQLFREGLKRILNMEEDIEVVGECSDGSQVLECCQRFGPEIVLMDINMPLLNGVDATEKLRVSHPDIKVIILSIHDDESYVFETLRKGATGYLLKDMEAESLINAIRSVAEGHAFIHPKVTGKLIHQLRRMEYLNETGAIAEDGAIREAGVKFVAGDDNPLTRREAEVLRLMAEGRSNKMIGEFLFISEKTVKNHVSSILQKMEVDDRTQAVINAIKYGWVTL, encoded by the coding sequence ATGGATAACCACAATTACACTAGTAAACGACCAATTAAAGTTCTCTTAGCTGACGATCACCAACTGTTTCGGGAGGGCCTCAAGCGTATTCTGAATATGGAAGAAGATATAGAGGTTGTGGGCGAGTGCAGCGACGGTTCCCAGGTACTGGAATGCTGTCAGCGCTTCGGCCCGGAGATCGTATTGATGGATATTAATATGCCGCTTCTGAACGGCGTGGATGCTACAGAGAAGCTTCGCGTCTCTCATCCGGATATTAAAGTGATTATCCTCTCCATCCATGATGATGAGAGTTATGTATTTGAGACCCTGCGCAAGGGAGCAACGGGTTATCTGCTGAAGGATATGGAGGCTGAATCGCTGATTAATGCGATCCGTTCCGTGGCTGAAGGTCATGCCTTCATTCACCCTAAGGTGACGGGCAAGCTGATTCATCAGCTTCGCCGGATGGAATACTTGAACGAGACTGGAGCAATTGCCGAGGATGGTGCGATTCGCGAAGCGGGCGTGAAATTTGTAGCCGGCGATGACAATCCATTGACCCGCCGCGAGGCTGAGGTACTTAGGCTGATGGCTGAAGGACGCAGCAACAAGATGATCGGGGAATTCCTCTTCATCAGTGAGAAGACGGTTAAGAACCACGTCAGCAGCATTCTGCAGAAGATGGAAGTGGACGACCGGACTCAGGCTGTTATTAATGCCATCAAGTACGGGTGGGTAACCCTCTAA
- a CDS encoding TIGR03826 family flagellar region protein, with product MNLDNCPRCGKLYAKNFKNICSACIKAIEEEYERCFKFLRENKGSTIHQLSEATEVSIKQITKFIKEGRISVENNPNMMYPCEVCGILIRDGNMCDGCRSRLTRDLTAAAKDEAVARESGQSTSSSAYRAVDRLRKD from the coding sequence ATGAATTTAGACAATTGTCCTCGCTGCGGGAAGCTGTACGCCAAGAACTTCAAGAATATTTGCTCAGCCTGTATTAAGGCGATTGAAGAAGAATATGAACGGTGTTTCAAATTTCTCCGTGAGAATAAGGGGTCAACTATTCATCAGCTTTCTGAAGCAACTGAGGTGTCTATCAAGCAGATTACCAAGTTTATCAAAGAGGGCAGGATCTCGGTTGAGAATAACCCGAATATGATGTACCCCTGTGAAGTGTGTGGGATTCTGATCCGGGATGGCAATATGTGTGATGGCTGCCGGTCACGATTGACCCGGGATCTCACGGCTGCGGCCAAGGACGAAGCGGTGGCTAGAGAATCAGGACAGTCCACGTCTAGTTCCGCTTACAGGGCAGTGGATCGGCTTCGTAAGGACTAG
- a CDS encoding ComF family protein, translating into MREWLAAYKYRGQETLAPMLARMMGQAYKLLASELAATSSSSRPWRIDAVTCVPLSSQRLAERGFNQAELLASGAAAAAKAPLIAMLERTRNTEKMSLKGRGQRLHSMQGVFRTLPQTEEVLLSVLHKRSNRDSSRKGARLRLLLVDDIYTTGSTVGYCSEAILDTCREAGIPAEIYCLTWARS; encoded by the coding sequence ATGCGTGAATGGCTTGCCGCGTACAAGTACCGCGGCCAAGAGACACTTGCCCCTATGCTGGCCCGCATGATGGGCCAAGCTTACAAGCTGCTGGCGTCAGAGTTAGCTGCTACTTCCAGCAGCAGCAGACCTTGGCGGATCGACGCCGTAACATGTGTGCCGCTAAGCAGCCAGAGGCTGGCTGAACGCGGCTTCAATCAGGCGGAGCTGCTCGCCTCCGGTGCGGCCGCAGCCGCCAAGGCCCCGCTCATCGCCATGCTCGAGCGTACACGTAATACCGAGAAAATGAGTCTCAAAGGCAGAGGACAGAGACTACATAGTATGCAGGGCGTGTTTCGCACGCTGCCGCAGACCGAAGAAGTCTTGTTATCCGTATTACATAAGAGAAGTAACAGGGATTCATCAAGAAAGGGAGCTCGGCTGCGGCTCCTGCTGGTGGACGATATTTATACAACGGGAAGTACGGTGGGGTACTGTTCCGAAGCAATTCTGGATACCTGCCGGGAGGCAGGAATACCAGCGGAGATATACTGCCTGACCTGGGCGAGATCATGA
- a CDS encoding stalk domain-containing protein, with the protein MSDRNQGKRAGFVVSRGKRLAIITLAGLIWIQPVLSVGPLSLPGERVYAASSSVVKLGEEMITSGAKLVHYQYAVNRSGAAVKVLADVIQVDLTNPYVKLDVMTGKGGQVTTRQSVQGMAKETGAVAGVNADFFNVNGQGVPMGASISEGTMITSPSDLQGMYAFAVSKGGTPTIDEYTFDGSIRAQDGTTFPLAGINKEAYRTEPDKGFSHVNAMYIYTSAWKSKDRPKDSSTTPTEVLVQNNVVQQISPGAAIPGEIPDGAYILRAHGTAASYITSHLTVGQRVDADYQLRSLTTGKTLDPNAQAMMVGGHTLLVSNGAAASFTRSTTSISGSSPVARTAVGYSKDGRTAYLITAQKNENSSGMKLSELQGFMTSIGVWKGLNLDGGGSTTMVSRPLAETEVGLTSGTSNGGTTQRLVASGLGVYSEAPQGTLKGLKVSGSSSLLIGQEAAYKLKGYDTYYNPVDASGIQASWKSSTGSLVWTGQGFKAAKPGTAEITAISGSAKTSMKVNVLGGADLSSLTASTQSLPLTAGTTANISVTAQLKNGSSVRVPAEALKWEFIGFSGSAKDGTLTVQSVKPGAQVGYAIARYDGFSTVIVLSQAGQQAWENFENVSYPVAFTGLPAEAKGKAQVVQGTGDHAGSKVLQLDYDLTGGTGNKYAYAQLNGTSGRSVPANPTSMSIDVMGDSSLNWARAEFEVGGKAVYADLAKQVDWTGWKSLNIDLASLGLGSSAKLKRLYLVNLAEGQDERALAGSVAFDNIQFSVPSLSGAASSKSTTVVMTVGQKTIATGGKNIAVDVAPVVKGDVTYVPIRYVVDYFGGQSNWDGASQRITVLRGGTLIDLTLGSRDIIVNGKRKQVAVSPILINNRTLVPLRLVSEQLGIAVKWEQKTKSITLQS; encoded by the coding sequence ATGAGTGATAGAAATCAAGGGAAACGTGCAGGATTCGTCGTCAGCCGGGGGAAGCGTCTGGCTATTATCACTTTAGCGGGGCTGATCTGGATTCAGCCTGTACTAAGTGTGGGTCCCCTCTCACTTCCAGGTGAACGTGTCTACGCGGCATCAAGTTCAGTCGTGAAGCTGGGAGAAGAGATGATTACATCGGGCGCGAAGCTGGTCCATTACCAATATGCTGTCAATCGTTCCGGAGCTGCGGTCAAAGTACTCGCGGACGTGATTCAGGTCGATTTAACCAATCCTTATGTCAAGCTGGATGTTATGACCGGTAAAGGAGGACAGGTAACCACCCGTCAGTCCGTGCAGGGTATGGCCAAAGAGACCGGCGCGGTAGCCGGCGTCAATGCCGACTTCTTCAATGTGAACGGTCAGGGGGTCCCTATGGGCGCCTCCATATCGGAAGGTACGATGATTACAAGTCCGTCTGATCTGCAGGGCATGTATGCTTTTGCGGTAAGTAAGGGTGGAACCCCGACGATTGATGAGTATACATTCGATGGCAGCATTCGCGCTCAAGACGGGACGACCTTCCCGCTGGCCGGGATTAATAAGGAAGCCTACCGTACAGAGCCGGACAAGGGCTTCAGCCATGTGAATGCTATGTATATTTATACAAGTGCCTGGAAGTCCAAGGATCGGCCAAAAGACAGCTCTACGACCCCAACCGAGGTTCTTGTCCAGAACAATGTGGTACAGCAGATCTCGCCGGGTGCGGCTATTCCGGGTGAGATCCCGGATGGAGCCTATATCCTGCGTGCCCACGGCACCGCGGCGAGCTATATTACCTCCCACCTGACGGTAGGTCAGCGGGTTGACGCGGATTACCAGCTGCGCTCCTTGACTACAGGGAAGACACTGGATCCGAATGCCCAGGCCATGATGGTTGGCGGTCATACCCTGCTCGTAAGCAATGGGGCCGCCGCCTCCTTCACCCGTTCAACTACTTCAATCAGCGGCAGCAGTCCGGTTGCCCGTACGGCTGTAGGATATTCCAAGGATGGACGCACCGCCTACCTGATTACGGCCCAGAAGAACGAGAACAGCAGCGGAATGAAGCTGAGCGAGCTTCAGGGCTTCATGACCAGCATTGGCGTGTGGAAAGGCCTTAACCTCGATGGGGGAGGTTCGACGACTATGGTGAGCCGTCCGCTTGCCGAGACCGAAGTGGGGCTTACCTCTGGCACATCCAACGGGGGAACGACCCAGCGCCTGGTGGCGAGTGGTCTAGGTGTGTACAGCGAGGCGCCTCAAGGTACTCTGAAGGGCCTTAAGGTAAGTGGCAGCAGCTCGCTGCTTATCGGTCAGGAAGCGGCTTACAAGCTCAAAGGCTATGATACGTACTACAATCCTGTGGATGCATCGGGGATTCAGGCGAGCTGGAAATCAAGCACAGGCAGCCTGGTCTGGACAGGCCAAGGCTTCAAGGCAGCAAAGCCTGGAACAGCGGAGATTACAGCGATCAGCGGATCGGCCAAGACCAGCATGAAGGTCAACGTCCTCGGCGGAGCGGACCTTAGCAGCCTCACAGCCAGCACACAGTCCTTGCCTCTGACGGCGGGTACGACTGCCAATATTTCCGTAACAGCCCAGCTTAAGAATGGCAGCTCGGTACGAGTCCCTGCTGAAGCGCTCAAATGGGAATTTATCGGCTTCAGCGGCAGCGCGAAAGACGGCACGTTAACCGTGCAATCTGTCAAGCCGGGAGCCCAGGTAGGCTACGCCATCGCCAGATATGACGGCTTCAGTACAGTAATTGTCCTCAGCCAGGCTGGTCAGCAGGCTTGGGAGAATTTCGAGAACGTGTCTTACCCGGTTGCGTTCACAGGACTTCCGGCAGAAGCGAAAGGGAAAGCGCAGGTTGTACAAGGAACAGGCGACCATGCAGGCTCCAAGGTGCTTCAGCTGGATTATGACCTGACCGGAGGAACGGGGAACAAGTATGCTTACGCTCAGCTTAATGGAACATCCGGCAGAAGTGTGCCGGCGAATCCAACCTCGATGTCCATCGATGTCATGGGCGATTCCAGTCTGAACTGGGCGCGCGCGGAGTTTGAAGTTGGCGGCAAAGCGGTCTATGCGGATTTGGCGAAGCAGGTTGACTGGACAGGCTGGAAGAGCCTGAATATCGATCTTGCCTCCTTGGGGCTGGGCTCATCAGCCAAGCTGAAGCGCCTGTACCTGGTCAACCTGGCTGAGGGTCAGGATGAACGTGCGCTTGCAGGGAGCGTGGCTTTTGACAATATTCAGTTCTCCGTACCGAGCCTTAGTGGGGCCGCAAGCTCGAAGAGCACAACAGTTGTTATGACGGTAGGGCAGAAGACGATCGCGACAGGCGGGAAGAACATAGCTGTAGATGTGGCACCGGTTGTTAAGGGCGATGTCACTTATGTGCCGATTCGTTATGTCGTTGATTATTTCGGTGGACAGTCGAATTGGGACGGAGCGAGTCAGCGAATCACCGTACTTCGTGGCGGGACATTGATCGACTTAACCCTTGGCAGCAGAGACATTATTGTGAATGGAAAAAGAAAACAGGTTGCGGTTTCGCCGATTTTGATCAATAATAGGACCTTAGTCCCATTAAGACTCGTCTCCGAGCAGCTAGGTATAGCTGTAAAATGGGAACAGAAAACGAAGTCGATTACCCTCCAATCATGA
- the flgK gene encoding flagellar hook-associated protein FlgK: MTSTFHSIETAKRSLFTQTAALNTTGHNISNANTEGYSRQTVKMKPSLSIEAYGLNRSNTPGQLGAGVEYQAIERIRQGFLDTQYRSENNASGSWNIKADTLDKLEGIFNEPSETGISKVLNNFWNSWSNLSKDPESASARKVVKENAAALTDAMNYMSGQLTKLSQDLTTNVGVKASEVQNYLTSIADLNQSIERIEGLGDQANDLRDQRDLLTDKLSQIINITVQETDQGYTISMGGQNLVEGSQVQVDVDGTGPDDRGAFLEAAYASGNLNGGEVFGMIASRENYVKDYQKQLDNLANTLANGDIKITLPKGTVLPEGVTVDGVTGRNVTQDTVVTVKGLNGLHQLGYTMDGTTNGGLPFFEAKGGGDITAANISLNAKIADNENLIATSMRTEGTGASESVVKGSNGLALLMSNLKQTGFVAVDGSRTATIDGFYNSAVGQLGVQSQEAQRQVQNSDILVQQVESQRQSVSGVSLDEEMSNLIKFQHAYSAAARFMTTFDQLLDKLINSTGTVGR, from the coding sequence ATGACATCCACATTTCATTCAATAGAAACCGCCAAACGAAGTCTGTTCACCCAGACAGCGGCGTTAAATACAACAGGCCATAACATTTCAAACGCAAATACAGAAGGATACTCCCGCCAGACGGTGAAGATGAAGCCTTCCCTATCTATAGAAGCTTACGGACTTAACCGTTCCAATACTCCAGGACAGCTGGGTGCCGGGGTTGAGTATCAAGCGATTGAGCGAATCAGGCAAGGCTTCCTCGATACTCAGTATCGCAGCGAGAACAATGCAAGCGGAAGCTGGAATATCAAGGCAGATACGCTGGACAAGCTTGAAGGGATATTTAATGAGCCTTCCGAGACCGGAATTAGCAAGGTGCTTAATAACTTCTGGAACTCCTGGTCTAACCTTAGTAAAGATCCGGAAAGCGCTTCAGCCCGTAAAGTTGTCAAAGAGAATGCAGCGGCATTAACCGATGCCATGAATTATATGAGCGGACAGCTCACCAAGTTAAGTCAGGATTTGACGACTAACGTCGGGGTAAAAGCAAGCGAGGTTCAGAACTATCTGACCTCGATTGCAGATCTCAACCAGTCCATTGAACGCATAGAGGGGCTCGGCGATCAGGCTAATGACCTTCGGGATCAGCGGGATCTGCTGACGGATAAGCTGTCTCAGATTATTAACATTACTGTTCAGGAGACAGATCAAGGCTACACCATCTCTATGGGCGGGCAGAATCTGGTTGAAGGCAGTCAGGTCCAGGTGGATGTCGATGGAACAGGTCCAGATGACAGAGGCGCGTTCCTTGAGGCCGCTTATGCTTCCGGCAACTTGAATGGTGGAGAAGTATTTGGCATGATCGCTTCACGCGAGAACTATGTCAAGGACTATCAGAAGCAGCTGGATAACCTGGCGAACACTCTGGCCAATGGAGACATCAAGATCACCCTGCCCAAGGGAACAGTGCTTCCAGAAGGCGTAACCGTCGATGGGGTAACCGGGCGTAATGTAACCCAAGATACCGTAGTCACGGTCAAAGGTCTAAATGGTCTGCACCAGCTGGGCTATACAATGGATGGTACCACTAATGGCGGCCTGCCTTTCTTTGAAGCTAAAGGCGGCGGGGATATTACAGCAGCTAACATCAGTCTAAATGCCAAAATCGCAGATAACGAAAATTTGATTGCCACTTCTATGCGTACAGAGGGCACAGGTGCAAGTGAATCGGTTGTTAAGGGCAGCAATGGGCTTGCTCTATTGATGTCTAACCTGAAGCAGACTGGTTTTGTTGCAGTAGACGGTTCACGGACAGCTACAATCGATGGCTTCTACAACTCTGCAGTAGGTCAGCTCGGTGTGCAGTCACAAGAAGCTCAGCGTCAAGTACAGAATTCGGACATTCTGGTCCAACAGGTTGAAAGTCAGCGCCAATCTGTTAGCGGTGTATCACTGGACGAAGAAATGTCGAATCTTATCAAATTTCAACATGCATATAGTGCAGCGGCGAGGTTCATGACAACATTCGACCAGTTGCTGGATAAATTAATCAACTCTACAGGAACAGTAGGCAGATAA
- a CDS encoding sensor histidine kinase has translation MDFQADAIDRVIKNAINVMENSKHQMFEILDSARQELKTLNNEVQLIMKETAETVEKVDQLELNYRRSRIRLTEVSRDFVRYKEEDIKQAYEVATQLQLDLMIYREKENYLKARRDELQKRARNIEKSVERAETIGSQIGVVLEYLSGELGQVTRILESAKNRQIIGLKIILAQEEERKRISREIHDGPAQLLANLVLRTEIVERMIVKQEFKMVQEEIVDLKGQVRASLEEMRKVIFNLRPMALDDLGLIPTLRKYVHDYEEKSKIRATFETRGKEQRLSSAMEAAIFRLVQEALTNAAKHAYPTFVGVEITYQAQMIKIMVQDNGLGFRVESLEQKTKEHSHFGLIGMRERVELLDGRMEIESAENQGTKIIIHIPTNVDKRKEQ, from the coding sequence GTGGATTTTCAAGCCGACGCGATCGACCGCGTTATCAAGAACGCTATCAACGTGATGGAGAACAGCAAGCACCAGATGTTCGAAATACTCGATTCAGCCCGTCAAGAGCTGAAGACGCTAAATAACGAAGTGCAATTGATTATGAAAGAGACCGCTGAGACCGTAGAGAAGGTTGATCAGCTTGAACTCAATTATCGTCGTTCACGAATCCGGCTGACTGAAGTCAGCCGGGATTTTGTGCGGTACAAGGAAGAGGACATCAAGCAGGCCTATGAAGTGGCTACACAGCTTCAGCTGGATCTGATGATTTACCGTGAGAAGGAGAACTATCTCAAAGCCCGGCGGGACGAGCTTCAGAAACGGGCGAGGAATATAGAAAAGTCGGTGGAACGCGCCGAGACCATAGGTAGTCAGATCGGAGTAGTTCTGGAGTATCTGTCCGGTGAGCTCGGACAAGTCACCCGCATTCTGGAATCCGCCAAGAATCGTCAAATTATCGGCCTGAAGATTATTTTGGCCCAGGAAGAAGAGAGAAAAAGGATCTCAAGAGAGATTCACGATGGTCCTGCCCAGCTTCTGGCCAATCTAGTTCTTAGGACGGAAATTGTTGAAAGAATGATTGTGAAGCAGGAATTTAAGATGGTCCAGGAAGAAATAGTAGACTTGAAGGGTCAGGTTCGGGCCAGCCTGGAAGAGATGCGCAAAGTTATTTTCAATCTCCGGCCTATGGCACTTGACGACCTTGGACTGATTCCGACTCTCCGTAAATACGTTCATGACTATGAAGAAAAATCGAAAATTCGTGCAACTTTCGAGACCAGAGGGAAAGAGCAGCGCCTGTCCTCCGCCATGGAGGCAGCAATATTCCGGTTGGTGCAGGAAGCCCTCACCAATGCGGCAAAGCATGCTTACCCTACGTTTGTTGGGGTTGAGATAACTTACCAGGCTCAAATGATCAAAATTATGGTGCAGGATAACGGTCTTGGGTTTAGAGTAGAATCACTGGAGCAGAAGACCAAGGAACATTCCCACTTCGGGCTGATCGGCATGCGTGAGCGTGTCGAACTGCTGGATGGAAGAATGGAGATTGAATCCGCCGAGAACCAAGGTACCAAAATCATTATTCATATCCCGACTAACGTAGATAAGAGAAAGGAGCAATAG
- a CDS encoding flagellar protein FlgN yields MALQALIDSLGQLEDAHLTMLEWAEKKRNAIMENQVDELIGILNQESRIVKQIEKLEDARITACYAFLQERGVKSQLNLTITELSRLVFDPEEKKALLDMQKKLSNTLYRLKELNDLNQKLIEQSLTFLDYSLDLLVGEPEQAATYQHPADKSGGRGRPGLFDTRA; encoded by the coding sequence ATGGCATTACAGGCATTAATTGACTCGCTGGGACAGCTTGAAGATGCACATTTAACTATGCTGGAATGGGCTGAGAAGAAGCGGAACGCCATCATGGAGAACCAGGTGGATGAGCTGATCGGGATTCTGAATCAGGAGTCCCGGATCGTCAAGCAGATTGAGAAGCTTGAAGATGCCCGCATAACTGCATGTTATGCCTTTCTGCAGGAGAGAGGCGTCAAGTCGCAGCTGAATCTAACGATTACAGAACTCTCCAGGCTGGTATTTGACCCGGAAGAGAAGAAGGCGTTGCTTGATATGCAGAAGAAGCTCTCTAATACGCTGTATAGACTCAAGGAACTGAACGATTTGAATCAGAAGCTGATTGAGCAGTCGCTTACTTTTCTCGATTACTCACTTGATCTGCTGGTCGGTGAGCCTGAACAGGCAGCGACATACCAGCATCCGGCTGACAAGAGCGGCGGCCGCGGCCGCCCCGGTCTTTTTGATACACGCGCCTAA
- a CDS encoding helicase-related protein: MYVLKEKDSQPVWLWAKERGYSPAGRDLCFGEEPYWKDFGHALEAARLLAWALQGRSLLVPELKQLLESRLPQLADGWRGAAQLAHLRGEVQLTSGVAPAVRRSLLRRGQPPRCRRCGSAALTAAPCASCGSPACAYCAACLALGRSRACALLLRGAPETAAVHRAAGREAPTGAALDRWGLSSAQREAAYAALRFLAERPAGGDRSAGRRQVCGPPRFLLWAVTGAGKTEMIFPLLRHVLDQGGRALVATPRRDVVLELAPRIAKAFPDEPVAILYGGSSHRWEESRLVLATTHQLLRFHGAFDLVIIDELDAFPYHNDPMLAYAAEKCCKPEGRFILLSATPPKPIQRDAASKRMPHAKVPARFHGHPLPVPMHLTVDTVESCLGGRRLPTNLMKTLNQSVARGAQIFLFVSRIRHIEPLVHLIRISLGGRIPVDGTSSKDELRADKVLAFRSGQIRVLITTTILERGVTVPRSDVFILDADSGLFDEASLVQMAGRAGRSKEDPNGKVIFASPQWTASQRGAIRQIKHMNKIAMKNGYLNARTNER; this comes from the coding sequence ATGTATGTACTGAAAGAGAAGGACTCTCAGCCTGTCTGGTTGTGGGCGAAGGAGCGAGGATACAGTCCTGCCGGGAGGGACCTTTGCTTCGGGGAGGAGCCTTACTGGAAGGACTTCGGTCATGCTCTCGAAGCTGCGAGACTGCTCGCCTGGGCTCTTCAAGGGCGCTCGCTGCTTGTGCCTGAGCTGAAGCAGCTGCTGGAGAGCCGTCTGCCACAGCTTGCGGACGGCTGGCGGGGAGCTGCGCAGCTGGCACATCTGCGCGGCGAAGTGCAGCTCACATCCGGCGTGGCTCCGGCCGTCCGCCGCAGCCTGCTGCGCCGCGGGCAGCCCCCGCGCTGCCGCCGCTGCGGAAGCGCCGCGCTCACCGCGGCACCCTGCGCCTCGTGCGGCAGCCCGGCCTGCGCCTACTGCGCGGCCTGCCTCGCCCTCGGGCGCAGCCGGGCTTGCGCGCTGCTGCTGCGCGGCGCGCCGGAGACGGCCGCGGTTCACCGCGCGGCCGGCCGGGAAGCCCCCACCGGTGCTGCGCTTGACCGGTGGGGGCTCAGCTCTGCGCAGCGCGAGGCGGCATACGCCGCGCTGCGGTTCTTGGCTGAGCGGCCTGCCGGGGGCGACCGCTCAGCAGGGCGGCGGCAGGTCTGCGGGCCGCCGCGGTTCCTGCTCTGGGCGGTCACCGGCGCAGGCAAGACCGAGATGATCTTTCCACTGCTGCGCCATGTGCTGGATCAGGGCGGACGCGCCTTGGTAGCTACGCCAAGGCGGGATGTGGTGCTGGAATTGGCGCCGCGGATCGCCAAGGCTTTTCCGGATGAGCCAGTGGCTATACTCTACGGAGGAAGTTCCCATAGGTGGGAAGAGAGCCGGCTGGTGCTGGCAACAACACACCAATTGCTTCGCTTTCACGGCGCGTTTGATCTCGTCATTATCGATGAACTGGATGCGTTCCCGTATCATAATGACCCAATGCTGGCCTACGCCGCTGAGAAATGCTGCAAGCCGGAGGGACGGTTCATTCTTCTGTCGGCAACCCCACCGAAGCCGATCCAGCGGGATGCCGCTTCAAAGCGTATGCCTCATGCCAAGGTTCCTGCGCGTTTTCATGGACATCCGCTGCCTGTGCCGATGCACCTTACGGTAGATACAGTGGAGAGCTGCCTAGGCGGCAGACGATTACCTACAAACCTTATGAAAACCTTGAACCAATCTGTCGCCAGAGGCGCCCAGATCTTCCTGTTTGTCTCACGGATCCGGCATATCGAACCACTGGTTCACTTGATCCGCATATCGCTGGGAGGCAGAATTCCGGTAGATGGCACCTCCTCCAAGGATGAACTGCGGGCCGACAAAGTGCTTGCCTTTCGCTCAGGCCAGATTCGCGTACTAATTACAACCACGATCTTGGAGCGAGGGGTTACTGTTCCGCGCAGTGATGTGTTTATTCTGGACGCGGACAGTGGGCTCTTCGATGAAGCTTCCCTTGTGCAGATGGCGGGTAGGGCAGGACGTTCCAAGGAGGATCCGAATGGCAAGGTCATCTTCGCCTCGCCGCAGTGGACAGCCTCCCAGCGGGGAGCAATTCGCCAAATTAAGCATATGAACAAAATAGCCATGAAGAATGGATACTTAAATGCTAGAACAAATGAACGATAA